A genomic segment from Arcobacter acticola encodes:
- the prfA gene encoding peptide chain release factor 1: MLKNRLLPFINRHEEINNLLMAPDITNDIKRMTDLSKEQSNMQPIVTKAREYIKLMDDIDENKSMLDDPELGELAKEELKELETRKPILEDEIKFLMIPKDPNDDKNIYLELRAGAGGDEAAIFVGDLFRGYLRYAENNNWKVEIMSSSESESGGYKEVVILVKGDHVYSKLKFEGGTHRVQRVPATESQGRVHTSAITVAVMPEVDDVEVEIDPNDLKIDVMRASGNGGQSVNTTDSAVRITHIPSGIVVTNQDQKSQHKNKDRAMKVLKAKLCDIETQKKMESEGATRKEQVGTGDRSGRIRTYNYPQNRISDHRITLTLYRLDYIMNDGLFDEVIDPLIADHQSRLIEANGL, encoded by the coding sequence ATGTTAAAAAACAGATTACTACCATTTATTAATAGACACGAAGAGATCAATAATTTATTGATGGCTCCTGATATTACAAATGATATAAAAAGAATGACTGATCTTTCTAAAGAGCAGTCTAACATGCAACCTATTGTTACTAAAGCAAGAGAGTATATTAAGTTAATGGATGACATTGACGAAAATAAATCTATGTTAGATGATCCAGAACTTGGAGAATTAGCAAAAGAAGAACTTAAAGAATTAGAAACAAGAAAACCTATCTTAGAAGATGAAATTAAATTCTTAATGATTCCAAAAGATCCTAATGACGATAAAAATATTTATTTAGAGTTAAGAGCAGGTGCAGGTGGCGATGAAGCTGCTATCTTTGTTGGTGACCTTTTCAGAGGTTATTTAAGATATGCAGAAAACAATAATTGGAAAGTTGAAATCATGAGCTCTAGTGAGAGTGAATCTGGTGGATATAAGGAAGTTGTAATTCTAGTTAAAGGTGACCATGTTTATTCGAAGTTAAAATTCGAAGGTGGTACACATAGAGTTCAAAGAGTTCCTGCAACAGAATCACAAGGTAGAGTTCATACATCAGCAATAACTGTAGCAGTTATGCCAGAAGTTGATGATGTAGAAGTTGAAATTGATCCAAATGATTTAAAAATTGATGTTATGAGAGCCAGTGGTAATGGTGGTCAATCTGTAAATACTACAGATTCAGCCGTTAGAATCACTCATATTCCTTCTGGAATTGTAGTTACCAACCAGGATCAAAAGTCTCAACATAAAAACAAAGATAGAGCTATGAAAGTTTTAAAAGCTAAACTTTGCGATATTGAGACTCAAAAGAAAATGGAATCAGAAGGTGCTACTAGAAAAGAACAAGTTGGTACTGGTGATAGAAGTGGAAGAATTAGAACATATAATTATCCACAAAATAGAATCAGTGATCATCGAATCACCTTGACTTTATATAGACTTGATTACATCATGAATGATGGTCTATTTGATGAAGTAATTGATCCTCTTATTGCTGATCATCAATCTAGACTTATCGAGGCTAATGGATTATAA
- the rpsT gene encoding 30S ribosomal protein S20: MANHKSSEKRARQTAVKTERNRFYKTRIKNVTKNVLAAIESADKEKAIETMKTANKYLHHCVSKGVLKKETASRKVGRLQIKVNAI; the protein is encoded by the coding sequence ATGGCAAATCACAAATCTTCTGAAAAAAGAGCAAGACAGACTGCAGTTAAAACTGAAAGAAATAGATTTTATAAAACTAGAATCAAAAATGTTACAAAAAATGTATTAGCAGCAATCGAATCAGCTGATAAAGAAAAAGCAATCGAAACAATGAAAACTGCAAACAAATATTTACACCATTGTGTATCTAAAGGTGTTCTTAAAAAAGAAACTGCATCAAGAAAAGTTGGTAGATTACAAATCAAAGTTAACGCTATATAA